The Bacteroidota bacterium genome includes the window CAAGTGCTTAGATTATTTATACTATATATATATATATATATGGCCAATGATGAGTAGATGTTTGTCTAGTCTTCGAATTCCTGATAACTATCGGGACAGACTGACAAACATGCACCTTACTCATAACCCCAACTTCAAAATCTCCTGCTGCCATTTCCATGCAGAGATCATCGCATCAGCCAATGATAATTTTGTTTTCCAACCCAACTCCTTGTTCGACTTGGTGCAATCGGCCCAAATTTGTATGACATCACCGTCACGCCTTGGGCCATACTGGTGATTGGCTTTCACCCCTGTAGTTGCTTCAAAAGTATTTATTGCGTGTTTTACCGAAACGCCTTCACCAGTTCCCAAATTATATAATTCATACGTATATAATTGTTTGTTGTTTAACATACGCTCTACTGCGGCCACATGTGCATCTGCAATATCAACTACATGTATATAATCGCGTATACAAGTTCCATCGGGTGTATTATAATCACTACCAAAAACAGTGATCATGTCGCGTAAACCAGCCGCTGTCTGTGTAATAACTGGTATCAAATTACTGGGTTGACCAATGGGCAACTCCCCTATCAATCCTGACTCGTGGGCACCTATCGGATTAAAATAACGTAACGCAATTGCATTGATAGTTCCTGTTTTTGTCGTATCAACTAATATCTCTTCGCAAATTCTTTTCGTGTTTCCGTAAGGTGATTCTGCGGGCTGTAAAGGACAATTTTCATCCACCGGTAATTGGGTTGCATTTCCATATACACTGCACGAAGAAGAGAACACCAAATTCTTTACTTGATGTTTTTGCATGGACTGTATTAAGGTAACGAGTCCGCCCAAATTATTATGATAATACTTCAAGGGCTCGGCCACCGATTCTCCCACAGCTTTATACGCAGCAAAATGTATCACACCTGATATATCACTATTCTCAGCAAATAGTTTGTCCATTTGCACGGCATCGCACACATCCATATTATAATACTTGGGACGTACGCCACTAATTTGCTCAATGCGATCCAATATAAACAAATGGCTATTGGATAAATTATCGACTATAATAACTTCATAGTTTTGCTCAATGAGGGCCACTGCAGTATGACTACCGATATAGCCAATACCGCCGGTCACGAGTATTTTTGATTTTTTATTTTGCATTTTTCATTTTTTTACACCGTCATTCTGAGTCTCGTCAAACGATAATTTCTAATATTTAGAAATACTTTATAGACGCTACGAAGAATCTCATCATAAGTAACGCTTCAAAATAATTGCAAATTTAAATGATTTGGGGTTAGATTTAACTCACAATCAAAACATGATAGCAAATACCCTATTCTTCCTTTTTTAATCTTCTGTGCTCACCGAAGTAATCTATATTAAAGAAATTTTCATTATACCCTTTTCTATCTGCATGTACATATAATGCATGCAATGCAACATATTTCAATAATTTCCCTTCATCCTTAGTTAAAAGAAAATAAACGTGCAATTACAATCAATATGTTTTTCATTATAGAAATATTTTAATTAAACATATAATCCACTACATGGCAAAAATATTCAAATTATTTTTTACTAAAAAAATAAATTTATATCAATCTCACCAAACCATCCTTTAATATATATTTCTGTCCGCTTTCAGAACAAGTGGCTTCATTATTTGAATTGAATATTAATTTATTCCCCCGCTCACTTACCCATCCCGTTTGCCTAGCAGGATTACCCACTACCAATGCATAATCTAGGATATCTTTAGTTACTACAGAGCCCGCTCCTATCATAGCATAAGCACCGATGGTATTGCCACATATAATAGTAGCATTGGCACCTATTGTTGCTCCGCGTTTTATGATAGTCTTTTTAAATTCTTCTTTGCGTTCTATAAAACTTCTCGGGTTTATTACATTGGTAAAAACCATACTCGGCCCCAAGAAAACATCATCTTCGCAAACAACACCTGTATATAATGATACATTGTTTTGCACTTTTACATTATTACCTAAAACTACACCGGGAGCTACCATTACATTTTGTCCCAATATACAATTATTACCCAGACTGCTACCAGGCATTATATGGCAGAAATGCCAAATTTTACAGCCCTCCCCTATTCCACAACCATCATCTATAATGGCTGTAGGATGTATATAATATTTTGGCGGGGTTTCG containing:
- the galE gene encoding UDP-glucose 4-epimerase GalE; protein product: MQNKKSKILVTGGIGYIGSHTAVALIEQNYEVIIVDNLSNSHLFILDRIEQISGVRPKYYNMDVCDAVQMDKLFAENSDISGVIHFAAYKAVGESVAEPLKYYHNNLGGLVTLIQSMQKHQVKNLVFSSSCSVYGNATQLPVDENCPLQPAESPYGNTKRICEEILVDTTKTGTINAIALRYFNPIGAHESGLIGELPIGQPSNLIPVITQTAAGLRDMITVFGSDYNTPDGTCIRDYIHVVDIADAHVAAVERMLNNKQLYTYELYNLGTGEGVSVKHAINTFEATTGVKANHQYGPRRDGDVIQIWADCTKSNKELGWKTKLSLADAMISAWKWQQEILKLGL
- a CDS encoding acyltransferase; translated protein: METPPKYYIHPTAIIDDGCGIGEGCKIWHFCHIMPGSSLGNNCILGQNVMVAPGVVLGNNVKVQNNVSLYTGVVCEDDVFLGPSMVFTNVINPRSFIERKEEFKKTIIKRGATIGANATIICGNTIGAYAMIGAGSVVTKDILDYALVVGNPARQTGWVSERGNKLIFNSNNEATCSESGQKYILKDGLVRLI